CGCGCATTTCGCAACGCGACCGTGAAGTGCGGTTGGTGGCCGGCCTCGAGCCGCTCGATCCGGACGTGCGTCGCGCCGGCATCGGCGGACCGTCGGGCGCGTGGCCGGAGCGGGAGCGCCTGCTCGACGAGGGCGGCGTGGTGGGCCGCGACGCGTTCCGCGTGCACGCCGATCTGGACGCGCTGATCCGCCGCGCCAACGTCCTCGCGTCGTCGTTCCGCGAGGCGTCCGAGAGCCTGTCGTCGCACGTGCAGCAGCTCTCTGCCACGCCCAGCATCATGCCCACGACGGGGTTCCTCACCAGCAACTTCTCGCTGATGCGGTACCACCCCATCCTGCACTTCAGCCGGCCCCACGAGGGGATCGACATCACCGCGGCGTACGGCTCGCTGATCATCGCGCCAGCCGCGGGACGCGTCGTAAAGGTGGGCTGGGAAAACGGCTACGGGCTCTCGGTCTCCGTGGATCACGGGTACGGCGTCCAGACCCGGTTCGCGCACATGTCGCGCACCGCGGTGTCGGTCGGCCAGGCGGTGCGCCGCGGCGACCGGCTCGGCTACGTCGGCAGCACGGGGCTGTCGACGGGCCCGCACCTTCACTACGAGGTGCTGGTCAACGGCAGGGCGACGGACCCGCTTCGGTTCATAATGCCCGACGCCATCGCGGACTGAGCAGGTGGCGGTAGGCAGGCGGCGGTAGGGTTGCAGAGTTGCGGAGTTGCAGCGGTCTACAGCAAACAGGCGGCAGAGATTCCCTGCCGCCTGAATCGCTTCTGCACCCCGTCTCCTGTTTCCCTGCTCACCGCTGCAACCCTGCAACCCTGCAACTCTACCGAAGTTCTGATTCCTTCCAACTAGCGCGCCGGCGGAGCCGGCGCCGTCAAGTTCACTCTCGGCGCCTCCCGCGCCCCCGGCGCCGTCACCTCGAAGTACTCGCGCGCGCCCTTCCCGATCACCTTCGCCGTCAGCAGCTGCGGGAACTTCCGGATGTACCCGTTGTACTCCTGCACCGAGTTGTTGTAGTCCTGGCGCGACGTCGCGATGCGGTTCTCCGTGCCCTCAAGCTGGTCCTGGAGCGCCCGGAAGTTCTCGTTCGACTTGAGCTCCGGGTACGCCTCCGAGATCGCGAGCAGCCGGCCCAGCGCGCTGGTGAGTCCCTGGTTGGCCTCCGCCATCTGCCCCAGGTTCCCGCTCTGCACCGCACCGCCCAGACGCGCCCGCGCGTCCGCCACCGCGCCGAAGACCGTCTGCTCCTGCTGCGCGAACCCGCGCACCGTCTCCACCAGGTTCGGCACCAGGTCCGCGCGCCTCTGGAGCTGAACCTCGATCTGGCTCTTGAACGAGTTCACCTGCTCGTCCAGCGTCTGGATCCTGTTGTAGCCG
The window above is part of the Gemmatimonadales bacterium genome. Proteins encoded here:
- a CDS encoding LemA family protein encodes the protein MKRVILAVAAVVLSGCGYNRIQTLDEQVNSFKSQIEVQLQRRADLVPNLVETVRGFAQQEQTVFGAVADARARLGGAVQSGNLGQMAEANQGLTSALGRLLAISEAYPELKSNENFRALQDQLEGTENRIATSRQDYNNSVQEYNGYIRKFPQLLTAKVIGKGAREYFEVTAPGAREAPRVNLTAPAPPAR
- a CDS encoding M23 family metallopeptidase → MANRRWTVLLVPHDSGGTRSVSVSVTLLKLLGGVATVIVATVLAATFGVVSHTVDLTHSRQLERANQVLAGEIERLDERVTTLSDTLSRISQRDREVRLVAGLEPLDPDVRRAGIGGPSGAWPERERLLDEGGVVGRDAFRVHADLDALIRRANVLASSFREASESLSSHVQQLSATPSIMPTTGFLTSNFSLMRYHPILHFSRPHEGIDITAAYGSLIIAPAAGRVVKVGWENGYGLSVSVDHGYGVQTRFAHMSRTAVSVGQAVRRGDRLGYVGSTGLSTGPHLHYEVLVNGRATDPLRFIMPDAIAD